In Chryseobacterium sp., the genomic window GCATGGAGGTTTCCGGTGCGATAAAATTGTCGGACTGCTGGGAATTTGTGAAAGTATACGAGGAAACGAAAGTTCCTATTTTCATGATGGAAAATGTATGTTACCGGAGAGATATTATGGCCATCCTGAATATGGTTCGTAAAGGAATGTTTGGAGAACTGGTTCATGGAAGAGGCGGCTATCAGCATGATTTGAGAGGTGTACTTTTCAATGACGGGGTAAACCCTTATAATTCCGGAGCCGAATTTGGAGAGAAGGGCTTCAGTGAGGCTAAATGGAGAACCGAACATTATGTAAAACGTAACGGAGAACTTTATCCTACCCATGGATTGGGCCCGGTGGCGATGATGATGGACATTAACAGAGGAAACCGCTTAACAAGACTTTCATCATTCTCCTCAAAATCTGTCGGGCTGCATAAATATATTGTTGAGCATCCCAAAGGAGGAGAAAACCATCCCAATGCCAAGGTAAAATTCAACCAGGGAGATATTGTCACGACGCAAATTGCCTGTGCCAACGGTGAAACGATCCTTTTAACCCATGACACCAGCTTACAGAGACCTTATGATTTAGGATTCCGTGTTCAGGGAACTGAGGGACTGTGGCAGGATTTCGGATGGGGAGAATTCAACCAGGGGCATATTTATTTTGAAAAAACAATGAACCATACCCACCGTTGGGATAATACGGAAAAATGGATGAAGGAATATGATCATCCGATGTGGAAAAAATTTGAAAGTACCGCTGCAGGGGCAGGACATGGCGGAATGGATTTCTTTGTCATGAATACCTTTATTGAATGTATCAAGCGAAATATAGAATTCCCAATGGATGTCTATGATCTTGCTTTATGGTACTCCATCACTCCGCTGAGCGAAGAATCGATTGCCAAAGGCGGCCAGGTTGTTGAGATTCCTGATTTCACCAACGGAAAATGGAAAACCCGTAAACCTGTATTTGGAATGACCGATGAGTTCTAAAAAAACACTTCTCATATTAGCAGGCGGATTAGGCAGTCGTTATAAAGGTCTTAAACAGGTAGATGGAATACTCGGTAACGGATCTCCGATTTTGGAGTATTCCATCTTTGACGCATTGGAAGCCGGCTTCCGGAAAGTGGTCATTATTGTGAACAGGCTTATTCCCCAAAGTTATATAGAACGGCTCAATACCATTTCAGAAACAAAAGGATTTGAACTGCATTGGGTATATCAGGAAATAGACAGTATTCGTATGTATGATCTTGACTATCCGGAGCGAAAGAAGCCATGGGGAACCGCCCATGCCGTTCTCTGTGCAAAGGACGCCGTACAGGAGCCTTTTGTCATGATCAATGCAGATGATTTTTACGGAAAAGAAGCTTACCCACTGGCTGCTGAAGAAATTGAACATCATCATATTACAGATTCGCGGTTCGGTATGGCCGCTTATCCGGTAAGCACTACTTTGAGCGGCAACGGAACGGTAGCCCGGGGAATCTGTACCTTAGACCCTGAAAATTATCTGGTCAAAGTGGAAGAACAAACCTCTATTCAGAGGGTAAATAATTCGATCATCTATACTGAAAACGGAAACCCTATAGAAATAGCACCCGACACGTTGGTATCAATGAATTTTTTTATTTTTCACCCCGTCATTTTCAGTGCTTTGGAAACCTATTTCCATGATTTTATAAAGTCCGGACCTTTGCCCAACCAGGAATTTTATATTCCTTCTGCCGTACAGAGGATGATAAGTGAAAAAAGAGTAAAAGTAATGGTAAAAGCTTCCCCTTCACAATGGATGGGGGTTACCTATGCGGATGACAAAAAGAATATTAAAGATTTTCTGACCTCAGAAATACAAAAGAACAGATACCCGGAAAATTTATGGAACTAAACGATATTGTGATTCAATTTATCGGCACAGATAACTACAGCCTGTCCCCTATTACTGACGGACTGATCAATACAACCTATCTTTTGGAAGATAAAGATCTCGGGAAAAAGTTTATCCTGCAAAAGATCAACAATCATGTTTTCAAACAGCCGGAGACCATCATCAATAATCATTTGATAATTAACGAAATTCTCAGGTCAAATAACTATCAATTTCAAATTATAGAGCCTGTCCCTTCTCTTGCCAATAAACTTCTGGTAAAAGATTCAGATAACCAGCCATGGCGCATGCTAAGTTTTGTAGAAAACAGCAGGACCTTTCTTACCGCTCCATCTTTACAGACGGCTTTTGAAGCAGCTAAAACCTTTAGTTATTTCCTTACCACCGTAAATACTGAAAAGCTGCCGCCCATTGAAGATACTCTTCCCAATTTCCTCAATTTTGAGAAAAGGATTGCAGATTATAAAAGCTCACTAAAAGATGCAGCCCCTCATTTAAGAGAAAATGCAAAGGCTGAAATAGAAATCACCAACCAGTTTCTGTCCTTACCTGATCAATGGATTGAAATGGAGAAAAGAAAGCAAATTCCCAAAAGAATCATCCATGCAGATGTAAAAATCAGCAATATCCTCTTCGATCAAAATCATCATCCGCTAGCTGTAATTGATCTGGATACCATGATGATTTCTACTCTTCTATATGATTTTGGAACGATGATCCAGTCCTATACCAATACAACACATGAAGATGATGGAAGTGCCCAAAACAATTTCAACCCTGAAATGTATAGGGCTGTAAAAGAAGGATTCCTATTCTATTTAAAGGAAAAACTGACCCCCGAAGAATCCGGTAATCTTGATTATGCCGCACAAGTCGCCATTTATATCCAGGAGCTTCGTTTTTTAACGGATTACCTGAATGGAAGTGTTTATTATTCTACGAAATATCCTGAACATAATCTGGACCGGACTAAAAATCAGCTGCAACTGTTGAAAGGGTTGAGAGAATATTTGGGAAGTGAGTAGTTTTTAGGTTCCTGTGATTCTTACTACATACTATATTTTTACAGCCTCACCCCTTTGACTCTCAACCTCACTCACTAAATAACCCGAAGCAGGCATCTCATCGCTCGCTCTCAACTCAGAAACGCCAGTATTCTTTTCCACTCTTCCAGTTTCTTTTCAAAGGAAACGGTATGAAGCGGGCTGGTAGACGGTAACAGGAAAACAGGCAATTTATAATCTTTTCCTAACAGTTTCTGTAGGTTTTTATAGGACTTTCCTCCATTACAGAAAATGGCTTTTACATTTGGGTGCTCTTCCACCAGCTCAGCGATCTGATTCGCTTCTTCATTTCTGATTTCAGAATCCAGGCTTCCTTTTCTTTCGCAGGAATCAATGACATCCCAGAGAGCGATATGATGCTTCTTTAAAGTTTTAATTTTCTCAGCATAATTATCAGTAAATTCCTCGTTCAGCAATTCAAAAATGATTTTCCAGAATTTGTTTTGCGGATGGGCATAATATTGCTGTTTTTCCAATGATTTCACTCCAGGAATGGATCCTAAAATTAAAATTTCAGATTGAGCATCAATAATCGGAGAAAATGAGGAAATACGGTTTTGCATCTTCAAAGATATCAATTTTATTTCTCGCTGATTATGCAGATTTAAACTATTTCCTATTTAACCTGCGTTCAGTAAAGGAAATTAAAATTCAGGCTATTGGAAGCTGGAAGCTGGGAGCTTGAAGAAGGAAGCTATTGAGGTTGTAAAGAATAGTTTTTCCATATTTTCATCTTTTTTAAAACAATAATATTCTTGATTTATGGTAACCTCTATAAATATTAAGGCTAACAGTAACTTCCGGCCTCCCTCTTCCAGCTTAAGCTGATTACAATAGAAAACTATTATCTTAAACTCAGGTTATCTAGGTTTTGGCTAAAGCCATTGAAATTGTTCTGTCATAAAAAAACGGGCTAAAGCCCGTTTCTATTGATATTTAATTCTTATAATCTTATAAGGTTTCTTTCAACCAGTCAAAGAATTCTCTCTGCCATACCAATCCGTTTTGCGGATGAAGTACCCAGTGATTCTCATTCGGGAAGTAAACCAGTTTAGATTTCAATCCTCTTAGTTTCGCTGCCTGGAAAGCTTCCTGTCCCTGCTCGTAAGGTACACGGAAATCGATTCCTCCCTGAACGATCATGATCGGTTTATTCCATTTTTCTACAAAATTACTTGGGTTGAAGTCTGTATAGGCTTTTGGAAGCGGTTTTTCCCATGGTGAACCAAGATCCCAGTTCGCAAACCAAAGCTCTTCCGTAGTCAGATACCAGGATTTCATGTCAAATAATCCATCATGGGCGATAAATGTTTTGAATCTGTTCTCATGGATTCCGGCCAGCATAAATACACTGTATCCTCCGTAGCTTGCTCCTACTGCCGCTACTCTGTCTCCATCTACGTAAGGTAATGTTTTCGCATAGTCTGTTGCAGCCAGATAATCTCTCATCGGCTGTCCGCCCCAGTCTTTGGAAATGTCTTCATTCCATTTTGTTCCCCAGCCCGGCATTCCCCTTCTGTTGGGTGCTACTACGATATAATCATTTGCCGTCATTAAAGCAAAATTCCATCTCACACTGAAATATTGTGTCAATGCAGACTGCGGACCTCCCTGGCAGTATACCAATGTCGGATATTTTTTATTCGGATCAAAGTTGGGTGGATAGTGGAACCATACTCCCATTTCCTTACCATCCGAAGTTTTCACCATTTTAAGTTCAGATTTCCCCTGAGCTAATTTTGCGTAGGTCTCTTTATTAGCTTCAGTAACCTGTTTCATTTCTCCGTTCTTAAGATTTACAGAGAAGATTTCCGTTGCATGGTTAACGTCTGTTCTACCGACCAACAATGACGTTTTGTTGTCTGTAAAGATTTCGTTAACGTCAAAATCCCCTTTTGTAATCTGCTGTACCTTTGCCGATTTAGGATCTAATGAGAAAAGCTGTTTGGTCCCTCTGTGGGCAGCAGTAAAATAGATTGTTTTTGAATCCCCGCTCCAAAGGACATCTCCTGAAACGCTGTCATCCCAACCCGCAGTAAGATTGGTGGTCTTACCTGACTTCCAATCCATGACCTTTACATTATTTTTATCAGCTTCATATCCATCTCTGGCCATACTCTGCCAGAGTAAAGATTTTCCATCCGGGCTGAACTTAGGATTAACATCATACCCTTTATTCGATTCTGTAAGGTTTTTAGTAGTTCCTGAAGCAAAATCATAGGCAAAAATATCGGTATTGGTACTGGTGGCATATTCTTTACCGCTTTTAGGTTTTGTAACGTATAAAAGCTGTGAAGAATCCGGGCTCCAGATAAAGTCTTCAGCCCCTCCGAAAGGTCTCTGAGGAGAATCCCATGTTTTTCCTTCCAACAGATCTTTGGCACCGTCTATTTTATCAGAAATATTCACAACGAATACATGGTTATATTTCCCTTCATTAAAGTAATCCCAGTGTCTGTGGTTCAGATCTGTATACACTTGAGCGGTCGTTTTCGGAGTATCGCTGTATTTATCTTTCCCCATTAATTTTTCTACCAAAACCTGCTTACTGAAAGCGATTTTTTTCCCGTCCGGAGAAATAACGATGTTATCGGCCTCACCGATGGTATAAAATTCGGCCCAGGTTTTTCCGGCATCTTTTGAAAGATAGATTTTATCGCCTTCCTGAGCGTAGATTCCGTTTTTATCCCATTGAATCAGGGCTTTTTTACCGAAATCAATTTTAGAAGACTGGCTATTAAGAACATTCAGAAAATAGTTCTCATTTTTGGTTTTTTCTGTTTTCAGATCTACCTGTCCCAATTTATAAATAAGGGAGGACTGATCCGGTGAAACTGCCTGTACTCCTACTTTTTTCAAAGTCCAAAGAATTTCAGGCGTCATTACTTGTTGTGCATTCATTAAAAACGGAGCTGCCAGAGCCAGCAGGCTGTACTTAAGTTTCATATGATATTCATTTTTTAGCGGATCTATGGAATCATAAAGATTTCATACCTTCCTTTTATTAAATTCAAAGATTGCCAAAGTTAATATTTAAAATAAAAATGACCGAAAGAATTAACAATAAAGTTGGAAATAACGTGAATTTGAAAAAGCAATCAGGCAAACTTGCAAATTCATCAATAAGCTTATTGGCCCTTATCCATTCTCAGGCTCATCATCTCTCAGGCCATCAAACTTTCTAACAAAAAAGTCCGCCGGTGTAACACCAACGGACTTCTTTTTCATTATATGTTTAATCAGTTAATCTCCATCTGAGAACATTGAGTTCGCCAGAGAGGTGACAATCGACAACAGGATACTAAAGATAAATGCCCACCAGAAGCCATCTACGACCATACTGTCTATAAAGTAATCTGCAATCAGAATGATCGCCGCATTGATCACCAGCGCGAAAAAGCCTAAGGTGATAATAGTTAACGGAAGGCCGAACAGACTTAAAATAGGTTTAACAAATATGTTTAAAACCCCAAGTACAATGGCAAAAATAATGGCTGTGGAGAATCCTTCAAAGTGTACTCCCGGTAAAATTTTAGTTAAAAGGTAGGCAACTATCGCCGTTACAAACAATCGGATAATTAAGTTCATATTGCTATTTTTTAATGTTTATGGGGGTTGTGGAGCAAAAGCCATTCCATTCCGATAAAAAAGATTCAATAAAACCCTTTGTTTAAAGAATATTTTTGGTTCTTTCCCACTTCAGGCCCGCTATTTTATTTTCATCATCGTCACCAATGATGTCGCCACATGACTTTCCGAATCCGAGCCTTCATGCTGAACATAAATTTCGGTTCTGATCACACTGATTTTAGTACCGCCTTTGATAACATAGGATTTTGAAACCAGGAAATCTCCCATTGCCGGACGCAGATAATTTACTTTCAGCTCAATGGTGACCACATAACAGTCTTCTTCATAATGGCTCACGGCTGCATATCCTGAGGAAACATCCACTAAAGAAGCAATCATGGCTCCATTGAACATTCCCGCTTTTCTGGTCATTATTTCCATTTTGGGAATCTTTATAGACACAAAATCAGTTTCCACTTCCAGCAGGTCTGCTTTATAGAATTTTAATGTTTCCGAACGGCTGAAACTGTCTGTGATGAGTTTTCTTTTCTCTGGGGTCATGAATTTTATTTTTAAACAAAGGTAAGAGCTATGAGGTTTCTATCACTATTATATTTAAAAATTTTCATCAAAAGGAGCCGTTTCAAAATGGTTGAAAACGACTCTTTCTTTGAGTTTTTAAACCCTATTTAAACTAACAATAACTTTTTCGGATTCATCCGATGGCTTCAGCTCATAATCTTCTTTGATCATATCAGCCGCTTTTTCACCAATCATCATCGTGGGTGCATTGGTATTTCCGGAAACCACATCCGGCATGATGGAAGCATCTGCGACCCGGAGCCCTTTGATCCCATACACTTTAAGTCTCGGATCCACAACAGAAAGGCGGTCTATTCCCATTTTACAGGTTCCTGTCATATGATGATAGGTGGAACATGATTTTTTAATATAATCGATCACTTCATCTTTGGTTTTCCCTTCTCCCGGATAGATTTCGCCGTCATTCCATTCTTTCATCGCTTCTGTTTTTCCCATTTCACGACAGATCTCAACACACCTGTACAAGGCTTCCAGATCAGATTCTTCAGAAAGGTACCTTGGATTGATTTCTAAGGGGGAAGAAGGGTCTGAGGAAGTCAGCTTAATATATCCTCTGCTTGCAGGTCTGATAAAACCGGCACAGAAAGTAAAGGCATTTTCCGGCCCTGTGAATCCGGGACTGTAATAAGGAAGTCCCATAAACAAAGGCTGCAGGTCAGGAAAAACCATTTCTTCTTTGCTTTTCCAGAATAATTGGGCTTCCAGCAAATTGGCTTCCGGAGCAGGAATTTCCTTTTTAGCTCTAAAAATAACACTCGTCAAAAGATGATCCTGAAGGTTTTTGCCTACTCCTTTCAAGTCTTTTATTACAGCAATCCCCAAAGATTCCAGTTCTTCCTGATCTCCGATTCCGGAAACCATCAGAAGTTTGGCAGATTCTATCGTGCCACAGGATACGATCACTTCTTTTCCGGCTCTCGCTGCCTGTAATTCCCCATTTTTCATGTACTGAACCCCGACACACCGGTTACCTTCAAAAATTAATTTTTGAGCCAGGGCATCTGTTTGGATCTCTAAATTGGCCCGTGATTTCACCGGATCTAAAAAAGCCTTTGCCGTAGAGCATCTTTTTCCATCTTTCCCCACACTAAGATGATTAAGACCGGCTCCCCAGATTTCTTTGTTAAAATCATCAGTCAGGGGATATCCTAATTCTTTACAGGCTTCAATAGCACTTATGGAAATAGAGTTCGGACGCTTGATACGGCTTACGAAAAGCGGTCCTTCTCCTCCGTGAATATCGCTTTCTCCCTCCTCATGGGTTTCAGATTTTTTAAAATAAGGTAAGACACTTTCCCAGTCCCAGCCCACACATCCGCTATAAGCCCAGTGATCATAATCCTGCTGATGCCCTCTGATGTAGATCATTCCATTGATGGAACTTGAGCCTCCCAACGTTTTACCGCGGGGCCAATACCGGGTATTGCCGCCAGCATTTTCCTGGGCAACGGTATGGTAAGCCCAGTCTCTTTCGGTATTCCATATGGCGGGCCACCCTGCCTGTTCCTGTACTTCATTTACCTTATCATCCGGTCCTGCTTCCAGCAGGAGCACGTTTATATTTTCATTTTCGCTTAATCTGTTGGCTATGACAGCTCCTGCTGAGCCGGATCCAACAATGATAAAATCGTATTTCATAAGTCTTAATTTGTTTTTTGTTTTTTAATGCTGATCACTTTAGGAACGGTCACTGATTTCAGCCCTTCAATCCCGAATTCAACGCCATAGCCGGACTGTTTTGCCCCTCCGAATGGGACGAAAGGATGAATAGCGCCATGCTGGTTGATCCATACTGTTCCGGCTTCCAACTGTCCGGCCACTTTCTGTGCCAGATCAAGATCATCACTCCACACCGAAGCTCCCAACCCATTTTCCGAAGCATTGGCTTTTTCAATGGCTTCTTCCAATGTTTTATAGGTAATGACCGGTAAGACAGGTCCAAACTGCTCTTCATCGACTATTCTATCGCCATTATCAACGTTTACGACAAGGGTCACAGGAATAAAATATCCTTCCAGATCAGGTTTCTGGCCTTTAAAAATAAAATCGGCTCCTATCTTTTCGGAATCAAGGATCAGATCCTGAATTTTATCGTACTGCATTTTATTTTGTATCGGGCCCAGCACACTGGCTTCATCAGCCCCGTTCCCCATTGGGACATGAGAAGAATATTCTGCTAAAGCCCGAACTGTTTTTTCATAATCATCTTCATGTACATACAGCCTTTTTAAACAGGCACAGGTCTGTCCTATATTCAGAAAAGCTCCCCAAAAAATAGTCTCAATATGGCTGGCTATATCAAGACCCGGTAAAATAATTCCGGCATCATTACCTCCGCATTCCAACGTTAACCGGGCCATATTATGAGCAGAAGCTTCAATTACTTTTTTTCCGGTAGCAATAGATCCTGTAAACATAATCTTTCCGATTTCCGGGTGGGCAGTGAGATAGGCTCCCACCTCGCCTCTTCCGGTGACCACCTGTAATACCTCTTCCGGAAGTACGGAATTGATTACTTTTATCATTTCCAGGCTGCAGTACGTTGTATATTCTGACGGTTTTATAATGACCGCATTCCCCATTCTGAGCGACGGAATGATCTGCCAGATGGCAATCATAAGAGGCCAGTTCCAGGGAGCAATAGCAGCCACCACGCCAATCGGATTTCTGTACAGGATATCTTTTCGTGTTTCATCTTCAAAAACACTTTAAGACGGCGTTTGGCCGGCAGTCAAAAGGCCACGGTTCCCAATCCTGTATTCTTCACCCGGCTGCAGCTGAGAAAATCTTCAAACGGTACCGGAAAACCGATAAATCCACAAATTTAACAGATTGCTTTTTATATCAATTTATTTACACAATGGCATGTAACATCGCCGAAAAAATGAGTGATTATAGCCCGATTACATTCTTCGTGAAATCACTTAATAAAGATTTAATACTCTATTCAAAAATAAATATCCATCTTTGCAGCCTTAAAATCAAAAACGCTAGTTTATTTCATGAGCATTATTTTCAAAAAGCGACTGCTTATAGCGCTTGTCTTACCAACGGCCGCCTTATATTACGGGCAGAGTACGAAGGATTCATTAGAAAAATCCAAATCCATTGATGAGGTGATGTTAGTGGGAAGAAACCTTTCCCAGACCGCCAAAGAAAGAAAAACCCCTGTTGCAGTGTCCAACATAAAGGCAGCTGAAATCCAGGAGAAATTGGGAAATAGGGAATTTCCCGAAATTATGAAGTCCACCCCATCCGTGTACGTTACCAAAGTAGGTGGTGGATTTGGAGACAGCAGAATTAATATGAGAGGTTTTGATGGAGCCAACATTGCGGTAATCATCAACGGGCAGCCTGTCAACGATATGCAGGGAGGTACTGTGTATTGGTCTAACTGGACCGGGTTGGCAGACATTGCAAGCTCCATTCAGATTCAGAGAGGTTTGGGAGCATCTAAATTTGTAGTTCCGTCTGTAGGGGGGACCATCAATATTGTAACCAAAGCTACCGATTCTGAGCAAAAAGCAATGATCAAAGGAGAACTAGGGAACGACAATTACTCCAGACTATCAGCCATGTACTCTTCAGGGTTAAAAAACAAATGGGGAACAACTGTATTACTCTCCCGTTGGCAGGGTGACGGTTACATTAATGGAACTAAGGGGGAAGGTTATTCCTGGTTTTTCTCTACAGGATTTAAGCCGAATGAAAAACATGCATTCAATTTAATTGCAACCGGTGCGCCGCAGGTACACGATACAAGAAGATCTTCTGCAACCGGAGCGAATGTGGCAACCCTGCGCCAGTTTGGTACGTACGGAAGAAGATACAATCCACAAACAGGAATGCTGAACGGTTCTGAATTCAATTTAGCTCCAAACTTCTATCATAAACCTATTGCATCACTTAACTGGGACTGGAATATTAATGATAACCTGAAACTATCCACCGTTGTTTATGGTTCTTGGGGACGTGGCGGTGGCGGTACCGGACTTAACGGTTCCATTAAAAACGCTAAAGGAGATGTTATGAATTTCATGAACTACGGCCCGGGCGGAGACGGCACCATCAATTGGGATATGATTTCCCGCTATAACAGAGGTGGCATGGTAACAGATTATAATGGAAATTCTTTCCAAAAATCAACCTTTACGGCACCTGCAGGATCTCCTGCCGATTATAACGGACAGTATGTAACGACTTTAAACGGCACCAGCGGTATCATAAGAAAACAGAGTATTAACGCTCATGACTGGTATGGAGCCATCGCAGATCTTAATTACAAAAAAAATAACTGGACTTTTAACGGAGGTATCGACCTTAAAACATACAAAGGGGCTCTTTATGACATCGTTACCGATATGCTGGGATCTGATGCATTATTTGTTCCTGGTACAGCGAATGCTCCAAAGGGTTATTATGTAGATCGCACAGTAAAACCGGAGCCATTTACCAAGCTTAATAATGCTCAGAAAATATCGATCTACAATGAAGGGTTAGTAAAATGGGCTGGAATATATGGAATGGTGGAATATAGCTCCGAAAAATTGAGTGCATCCGTTCAGGGATCAGTTTCCGAACAATATTACAAAAGAAGAGACTATATGTTGTATACTCCCGGAAATCAGGAAACCAAATGGTATCACAAAACAGGTTATATTGTAAAAGGAGGAGCCAACTATAACATAGACGAGCATCATAATGTATTTTTCAATACAGGAGTTATTTCAAGACAGCCATTATTCAATGCTTTATTCCCATCCAACCAAAACATATACAACGATGCAAAGAATGAGAGAATCTTCTCTCTGGAGCTAGGCTACGGTTTCAAATCGCGTCATGTGGATATTAATATCAACGCTTATAGAACGCAATGGGATGACAGATTCATTTCAAGAACATTCAATGCTACTCCTGCAGATGTTGCCAACTTCTCTCAATTAAAACTTGGAAACGCTTATTTCTACAATGCTCTGAATGTTGGACAGCTTCACCAGGGGGTTGAGCTGGAAGCGAAAGCAAGACCTCTTGCTAATCTTAGGCTTAGAGGAATGGTATCGTTAGGTAACTGGAAGTACAAAGGAAATGCAAATTTCAACATCATTGATGTTCAAAACAATCAGGAAGTCTCCGGAGCAACGGGGACGATCAATATTAAAGATCTGAAGGTTGGAGATGCTGCACAAACAACAGCGAGCATTGGGGCTGACTATAATATTACCAAAGCTTTCAGTATTGATGCCAACTGGGAATATTATGATAAGCTGTATGCGCAGTTCAACCCGATCAACTTCCTTACTGAAGCAGCCAGAGAAAAAGGGATCGTAAAATTACCAAGCTATCATTTATTTGATTTAGGTGCTACTTACAAATTTACGATTGACCAGAAAAAATCTTTAACATTGAGGGCTAACGTGTACAACTTATTCAATAAATATTATATTTCTGAACTAAGCTCCAATATTTTCACAAGTGATAAAATTGCCAATGGTCCGGATGCCGGGAAAACATACCAGGAAGCAGGCAGAGTTTATCAGGGGATCGCTGACGGGAATACAGGATTCCTGGGCTTTGGAAGAACCTGGTCTATTGCAGCCACTTTAAGATTCTAATAAAATAGCATACCAATAATGAATCAGTTAAACCCGCCGGACCGGCGGGTTTTCCAATGTGTATCCAATCCGTAAATTTACGTCCATGTATGGTATTCTTACAGATCATCTTTTTGGTCGTGAATGCTTATTGCTCAAGCTATTCTCCTTTTACAGAATCGGGATAACTCATATTACTCCCCTTTTTTA contains:
- a CDS encoding TonB-dependent receptor, with product MSIIFKKRLLIALVLPTAALYYGQSTKDSLEKSKSIDEVMLVGRNLSQTAKERKTPVAVSNIKAAEIQEKLGNREFPEIMKSTPSVYVTKVGGGFGDSRINMRGFDGANIAVIINGQPVNDMQGGTVYWSNWTGLADIASSIQIQRGLGASKFVVPSVGGTINIVTKATDSEQKAMIKGELGNDNYSRLSAMYSSGLKNKWGTTVLLSRWQGDGYINGTKGEGYSWFFSTGFKPNEKHAFNLIATGAPQVHDTRRSSATGANVATLRQFGTYGRRYNPQTGMLNGSEFNLAPNFYHKPIASLNWDWNINDNLKLSTVVYGSWGRGGGGTGLNGSIKNAKGDVMNFMNYGPGGDGTINWDMISRYNRGGMVTDYNGNSFQKSTFTAPAGSPADYNGQYVTTLNGTSGIIRKQSINAHDWYGAIADLNYKKNNWTFNGGIDLKTYKGALYDIVTDMLGSDALFVPGTANAPKGYYVDRTVKPEPFTKLNNAQKISIYNEGLVKWAGIYGMVEYSSEKLSASVQGSVSEQYYKRRDYMLYTPGNQETKWYHKTGYIVKGGANYNIDEHHNVFFNTGVISRQPLFNALFPSNQNIYNDAKNERIFSLELGYGFKSRHVDININAYRTQWDDRFISRTFNATPADVANFSQLKLGNAYFYNALNVGQLHQGVELEAKARPLANLRLRGMVSLGNWKYKGNANFNIIDVQNNQEVSGATGTINIKDLKVGDAAQTTASIGADYNITKAFSIDANWEYYDKLYAQFNPINFLTEAAREKGIVKLPSYHLFDLGATYKFTIDQKKSLTLRANVYNLFNKYYISELSSNIFTSDKIANGPDAGKTYQEAGRVYQGIADGNTGFLGFGRTWSIAATLRF